One Cedecea neteri DNA segment encodes these proteins:
- a CDS encoding MFS transporter — protein sequence MTTYTRPVLLLLCGLLLLTLAMAVLNTLVPLWLAHDNLPTWQVGMVGSAYFTGNLVGTLITGWVIKRHGFNRSYYLASIIFAVGCIGLGLMVGFWSWMVWRFVAGVGCAMIWVVVESALMCSGTSRNRGRLLAAYMTVYYIGMVVGQLMVSKLSTELMNVLPWATALVLAAILPLLFTHIVSDGDEHRDNTPVWPMLRLRQARLGVNGCIMSGIVLGSLYGLMPLYLNHQGVSDSGIGFWMALMISAGIVGQWPMGRLADKYGRLLVLRVQVFVVILGCLAMLSNAAMGPALFVLGAFGFTLYPVAMAWACERIERHQLVAMNQALLLSYTIGSLIGPTVTALLMQNYSDNVLFIMMAAVSFVYLMMLLRKAGHHPTPVAHA from the coding sequence ATGACCACCTATACCCGTCCCGTATTGCTCCTGCTTTGCGGGCTTTTGCTGCTGACTCTGGCGATGGCGGTTTTAAACACGCTCGTCCCGCTTTGGCTGGCTCACGATAATCTTCCTACCTGGCAGGTCGGGATGGTGGGCTCCGCCTACTTTACCGGCAACCTGGTCGGGACATTGATTACTGGATGGGTGATTAAGCGTCACGGGTTTAACCGCAGCTACTATCTTGCCTCCATTATCTTTGCCGTGGGTTGTATTGGCCTCGGGCTGATGGTTGGTTTCTGGAGCTGGATGGTTTGGCGGTTTGTGGCAGGTGTAGGCTGCGCCATGATTTGGGTTGTGGTTGAAAGCGCGCTGATGTGCAGCGGGACTTCCCGCAACCGAGGCCGTCTGCTGGCGGCTTATATGACCGTTTACTACATCGGGATGGTTGTCGGCCAACTGATGGTCAGCAAGCTTTCGACTGAGCTGATGAACGTTTTACCGTGGGCTACCGCGCTGGTGCTGGCCGCTATCCTTCCGCTGCTGTTTACCCATATCGTCAGCGACGGCGATGAGCATCGGGATAACACTCCGGTCTGGCCGATGCTGCGTCTGCGTCAGGCCCGGCTGGGCGTGAACGGCTGCATTATGTCAGGTATCGTACTTGGCTCTCTATATGGCCTGATGCCGTTGTATTTGAACCATCAGGGCGTGAGTGATTCCGGTATTGGCTTTTGGATGGCGCTAATGATCAGCGCGGGTATTGTTGGTCAGTGGCCGATGGGGCGTCTGGCGGATAAATATGGCCGTCTGTTGGTGCTGCGTGTGCAGGTGTTCGTGGTGATTCTCGGCTGTCTGGCAATGCTCAGCAACGCCGCCATGGGGCCTGCGCTATTCGTGCTTGGGGCTTTCGGTTTCACGCTCTACCCAGTGGCGATGGCCTGGGCTTGCGAAAGAATTGAACGTCATCAGTTGGTGGCGATGAATCAGGCTCTGTTGCTGAGCTACACCATCGGGAGCCTGATTGGGCCGACGGTTACTGCGCTACTGATGCAAAATTATTCTGATAACGTGCTGTTTATCATGATGGCCGCAGTGTCATTTGTTTATCTGATGATGCTGCTGCGTAAGGCGGGTCATCATCCAACCCCGGTGGCTCACGCTTAA
- the pflA gene encoding pyruvate formate lyase 1-activating protein, translating to MSAIGRIHSFESCGTVDGPGIRFITFFQGCLMRCLYCHNRDTWDTHGGKEVTVEDLMKEVVTYRHFMNASGGGVTASGGEAILQAEFVRDWFRACHKEGIHTCLDTNGFVRRYDPVIDELLEVTDLVMLDLKQMNDEIHQNLVGVSNHRTLEFAQYLSKKDIKVWIRYVVVPGWSDDDDSAHRLGEFTRDMGNVEKIELLPYHELGKHKWVAMGEEYKLDGVHPPKKETMERVKGILEQYGHKVMY from the coding sequence GGCCCCGGTATCCGCTTTATCACCTTCTTCCAGGGCTGCCTGATGCGCTGCCTGTACTGCCACAACCGCGACACCTGGGACACCCACGGTGGCAAAGAAGTGACGGTAGAAGATCTGATGAAAGAAGTTGTCACCTATCGCCACTTCATGAATGCCTCCGGCGGTGGCGTCACCGCGTCCGGCGGCGAAGCTATCCTGCAGGCCGAGTTCGTACGTGACTGGTTCCGCGCCTGCCACAAAGAAGGGATTCATACCTGCCTGGACACCAACGGCTTTGTTCGCCGCTACGATCCTGTGATTGATGAGTTGCTGGAGGTCACCGATCTGGTGATGCTCGATCTCAAGCAAATGAATGATGAAATCCACCAGAATCTGGTCGGGGTTTCCAACCACCGCACGCTCGAATTTGCGCAATATCTTTCGAAAAAAGACATTAAAGTGTGGATCCGCTACGTGGTCGTGCCGGGCTGGTCTGACGATGATGATTCTGCGCATCGCCTGGGTGAGTTCACCCGTGACATGGGCAACGTTGAAAAAATCGAGCTACTGCCGTACCACGAGCTGGGCAAACACAAGTGGGTGGCGATGGGCGAAGAATACAAGCTGGATGGCGTACATCCGCCGAAGAAAGAAACAATGGAGCGGGTGAAAGGTATTCTGGAGCAGTACGGCCATAAAGTGATGTACTGA